A single window of Streptomyces cathayae DNA harbors:
- a CDS encoding alpha-ketoacid dehydrogenase subunit beta, with the protein MTTVATTPATMAQALTRALRDAMAEDPSVHVLGEDVGTLGGVFRITDGLAQEFGEDRCTDTPLAEAGILGTAVGMAMYGLRPVVEMQFDAFAYPAFEQLVSHVARMRNRTRGRMPLPLTIRVPYGGGIGGVEHHSDSSEAYYMATPGLHVVTPATVPDAYGLLRAAIASDDPVVLLEPKRLYWSKDSWDPEEPASVEPIGRAVVRRSGRSATLITYGPSVPVCLEAAEAARAEGWDLEVVDLRSLVPFDDETVCASVRRTGRAVVVHESGGFGGPGGEIAARVTERCFHHLEAPVLRVAGFDLPYPPPMLERHHLPGVDRILDAVGRLQWEAEN; encoded by the coding sequence ATGACCACCGTCGCCACCACACCGGCCACCATGGCGCAGGCACTCACCCGCGCGCTGCGCGACGCCATGGCCGAGGACCCGTCCGTGCACGTCCTGGGCGAGGACGTGGGCACCCTCGGCGGTGTCTTCCGTATCACCGACGGACTCGCCCAGGAGTTCGGCGAGGACCGCTGCACGGACACCCCGCTGGCCGAGGCGGGCATCCTCGGCACGGCCGTCGGCATGGCGATGTACGGTCTGCGGCCGGTCGTGGAGATGCAGTTCGACGCGTTCGCCTATCCGGCGTTCGAGCAGCTGGTGTCGCACGTCGCCAGAATGCGCAACCGCACGCGCGGCAGGATGCCCCTGCCGCTCACCATCCGTGTCCCCTACGGTGGTGGCATCGGCGGCGTCGAGCACCACAGCGACTCCTCCGAGGCGTACTACATGGCGACTCCGGGGCTCCATGTCGTCACGCCCGCGACCGTCCCGGACGCCTACGGGCTGCTGCGCGCCGCCATCGCCTCCGACGACCCGGTCGTCCTGCTCGAGCCCAAGCGGCTGTACTGGTCGAAGGACTCCTGGGACCCCGAGGAGCCGGCATCCGTCGAACCGATAGGCCGTGCGGTGGTGCGGCGCTCCGGTCGGAGCGCCACGCTCATCACGTACGGGCCGTCCGTTCCCGTCTGCCTGGAGGCGGCCGAGGCGGCCCGGGCCGAGGGCTGGGACCTGGAAGTCGTCGATCTGCGCTCCCTGGTGCCGTTCGACGACGAGACGGTGTGCGCCTCGGTGCGGCGGACGGGACGCGCGGTCGTCGTCCATGAGTCGGGCGGCTTCGGCGGTCCCGGCGGGGAGATCGCGGCCCGGGTCACGGAGCGCTGCTTCCACCATCTGGAGGCACCGGTGCTGCGGGTGGCCGGGTTCGACCTCCCGTATCCGCCGCCGATGCTGGAGCGTCACCACCTGCCCGGCGTGGACCGGATCCTGGACGCCGTGGGGCGTCTGCAGTGGGAGGCCGAGAACTGA
- the pdhA gene encoding pyruvate dehydrogenase (acetyl-transferring) E1 component subunit alpha: MTVMEQRGAYQPTPPPAWQPRTDPAPLLPDAEPYRVLGTEEADRADPELLRRLYAELVRGRRYNAQATALTKQGRLAVYPSSTGQEACEVAAALVLQEQDWLFPSYRDTLAVVARGVDPVQALTLLRGDWHTGYDPYEHRVAPLSTPLATQLPHAVGLAHAARLKGDDVVALAMVGDGGTSEGDFHEALNFAAVWRAPVVFFVQNNGFAISVPLAKQTAAPSLAHKAVGYGMPGRLVDGNDAAAVHEVLADAVRHARGGGGPTLVEAITYRVEAHTNADDATRYRGDAEVEAWKKHDPVVLLEQELTRRGLLDDDCVAAARQDAETMAADLRERMNQDPALDPMDLFAHVYAEPTPQLLEQREQLRAELAAEAGAEPEERQR, from the coding sequence ATGACGGTCATGGAGCAGCGGGGCGCTTATCAGCCGACCCCGCCGCCCGCCTGGCAGCCCCGTACCGACCCCGCGCCGCTGCTGCCCGACGCGGAGCCGTACCGGGTGCTCGGCACCGAGGAGGCCGACCGGGCCGACCCGGAGCTGTTGCGCCGGCTGTACGCGGAACTGGTGAGGGGCCGCCGCTACAACGCGCAGGCCACCGCCCTCACCAAGCAGGGCCGTCTCGCGGTCTACCCCTCCAGCACCGGCCAGGAGGCCTGTGAGGTCGCCGCCGCGCTGGTCCTGCAGGAGCAGGACTGGCTCTTCCCGAGCTACCGCGACACGCTCGCCGTCGTCGCACGCGGAGTGGACCCCGTGCAGGCGCTCACCCTGCTGCGCGGCGACTGGCACACCGGTTACGACCCCTACGAGCACCGGGTCGCGCCGCTGAGCACCCCGCTCGCCACCCAGCTGCCGCACGCCGTCGGACTCGCGCACGCCGCCCGCCTCAAGGGCGACGACGTGGTCGCGCTGGCCATGGTCGGCGACGGCGGCACCAGCGAGGGCGACTTCCACGAGGCGCTGAACTTCGCCGCCGTGTGGCGGGCCCCGGTGGTCTTTTTCGTCCAGAACAACGGCTTCGCGATCTCCGTTCCGCTCGCCAAGCAGACCGCGGCCCCGTCGCTGGCCCACAAGGCCGTCGGCTACGGCATGCCCGGCCGGCTGGTCGACGGCAACGACGCCGCCGCCGTCCACGAGGTCCTGGCCGACGCCGTCCGCCACGCGCGCGGGGGCGGCGGCCCGACCCTGGTCGAGGCGATCACCTACCGCGTGGAGGCCCACACCAACGCCGACGACGCGACCCGCTACCGCGGCGACGCCGAGGTGGAGGCCTGGAAGAAGCACGACCCCGTCGTGCTCCTGGAGCAGGAGCTGACCCGGCGCGGCCTGCTCGACGACGACTGTGTCGCCGCCGCCCGCCAGGACGCCGAAACCATGGCCGCCGACCTGCGGGAACGCATGAACCAGGACCCCGCGCTCGACCCCATGGACCTGTTCGCCCACGTCTACGCCGAGCCCACCCCCCAGCTGCTGGAGCAGCGGGAGCAGCTGCGGGCCGAGCTGGCGGCCGAGGCCGGGGCCGAGCCGGAAGAGAGGCAGCGATGA
- a CDS encoding TetR/AcrR family transcriptional regulator yields the protein MTTARRDTYTPETLLSVAVRVFNERGYDGTSMEHLSKAAGISKSSIYHHVAGKEELLRRAVSRALDGLFGILDEEHACVGRAAERLEYVVRRTVEVLIAELPYVTLLLRVRGNTDTERWALERRREFDHRVAGLLRAAAAEGDVRGDIEVRLATRLVFGMVNSLVEWYRPDGRGTSEREVADAVVQLAFSGLRRAA from the coding sequence ATGACCACCGCCAGGCGCGACACGTACACCCCGGAGACCCTGCTGTCCGTCGCCGTGCGGGTGTTCAACGAGCGTGGCTACGACGGCACCTCGATGGAGCACCTCTCCAAGGCGGCGGGCATCTCCAAGTCGTCGATATACCACCACGTGGCGGGCAAGGAGGAACTGCTGCGGCGTGCGGTGAGCCGGGCGCTGGACGGTCTCTTCGGCATCCTCGACGAGGAGCACGCGTGCGTGGGGCGGGCCGCCGAGCGGCTGGAGTACGTGGTGCGGCGCACGGTCGAGGTCCTGATCGCGGAACTCCCTTACGTGACGCTGCTGCTGCGGGTGCGCGGCAACACGGACACCGAGCGGTGGGCCCTGGAGCGGCGGCGCGAGTTCGACCACCGGGTGGCGGGCCTGCTGAGGGCCGCGGCGGCGGAGGGGGACGTGCGCGGCGACATAGAGGTGCGCCTGGCGACCCGGCTGGTCTTCGGGATGGTCAACTCGCTCGTCGAGTGGTACCGGCCCGACGGGCGCGGCACCAGCGAGCGCGAAGTGGCCGACGCGGTGGTCCAGCTGGCCTTCTCGGGACTGCGCAGGGCCGCCTGA
- a CDS encoding Lrp/AsnC family transcriptional regulator produces MAEGPGGTGPLPPARPLDAIDQDILRMLQADGRASVRSVAERVHVSRANAYARINRLVEDGVIRGFGARVDHERAGHGTSAYITLKIVQNTWRTVREQLRQLPGASHIALVGGDFDVLLLVHTPDNRTLRELVLTRLQAIPEVLSTRTLLVFEEEDLEPQG; encoded by the coding sequence ATGGCCGAAGGACCGGGGGGCACCGGACCGCTGCCGCCCGCACGCCCCCTGGACGCCATAGACCAGGACATCCTGCGCATGCTCCAGGCGGACGGCCGCGCCTCGGTCCGGTCGGTCGCCGAACGGGTCCACGTCTCGCGCGCCAACGCCTACGCCCGGATCAACCGGCTCGTGGAGGACGGCGTCATCCGCGGCTTCGGCGCCCGCGTCGACCACGAACGCGCCGGCCACGGCACGTCCGCGTACATCACCCTGAAAATCGTCCAGAACACCTGGCGCACGGTCCGCGAGCAGCTCAGACAGCTCCCCGGCGCCTCCCACATCGCCCTGGTGGGCGGCGACTTCGACGTGCTGCTCCTGGTGCACACGCCGGACAACCGGACATTGCGCGAGCTGGTGCTGACCCGGCTCCAGGCGATCCCCGAGGTGCTCAGCACCCGCACCCTGCTGGTGTTCGAGGAGGAGGACCTGGAACCGCAGGGGTGA
- a CDS encoding HTTM domain-containing protein, which produces MERGAGLDEAGAPHPALVAGAGGRGTGRHRVNRFSLLVFAAGARVSAAGARVSAAGARVSGAVARVTDAALGPYQTAVIRIGFSATWLLFLLREFPHRQELYGPDGPWDWDLADQLVGSNGAFTVLLWSDGQGWFEAGYALAVVWSVLLLLGWRTRTMSVLFMVGVLSLQNRSVFMGDGGDNVLHLMSIYLVFTRCGQVWSLDARRARREQRARARGERPRDRVGPALWSVLGFLLLTATLAGRLDGDWFIPALLWAVWVVQALWWLVGRRARTPQPRILLDVVANVVHNGALLVIMAEACLIYATAGWYKIQGSRWQDGTAVHYPLHLEYFSPWPALGDLLTASGTLVMLVTYGTVAVQVAFPFTLFNRRVKNVFLVLMITEHAVIAVVLGLPFFSLAMIAADAVFLPTTFLRRLGNGSTRAYEWVRARGRWPRNRTGGPSAPGPRPADPEPRGGGRPATPMPGKALGPRT; this is translated from the coding sequence GCACCCTGCCCTGGTGGCCGGTGCCGGAGGACGAGGCACGGGAAGGCATCGGGTGAACCGCTTCTCTCTCCTGGTCTTCGCTGCCGGCGCACGGGTCTCCGCTGCCGGCGCACGGGTCTCCGCTGCCGGCGCACGGGTCTCCGGCGCCGTCGCACGGGTCACCGACGCCGCTCTCGGCCCGTACCAGACCGCAGTGATCCGGATCGGCTTCAGCGCGACCTGGCTGCTGTTCCTGCTCCGGGAGTTCCCCCACCGCCAGGAGCTGTACGGTCCCGACGGCCCGTGGGACTGGGATCTCGCCGATCAGCTGGTCGGGTCCAACGGTGCCTTCACCGTGCTGCTGTGGTCGGACGGCCAGGGCTGGTTCGAGGCCGGCTACGCGCTCGCGGTGGTGTGGAGCGTGCTGCTGTTGCTGGGCTGGCGCACCCGCACCATGTCGGTGCTGTTCATGGTGGGTGTGCTGTCGCTGCAGAACCGCAGTGTCTTCATGGGCGACGGCGGCGACAACGTCCTGCACCTGATGTCGATCTACCTCGTGTTCACCCGCTGCGGCCAGGTGTGGTCGCTGGACGCGCGGCGCGCCCGGCGCGAGCAGCGGGCCCGCGCGCGTGGGGAGCGGCCGCGGGACCGGGTGGGTCCCGCGCTGTGGAGCGTGCTGGGCTTCCTGCTGCTGACGGCGACCCTGGCCGGCCGGCTGGACGGCGACTGGTTCATACCGGCGCTGCTGTGGGCCGTCTGGGTGGTGCAGGCACTGTGGTGGCTGGTGGGGCGGCGCGCGAGGACCCCGCAGCCACGCATCCTGCTGGACGTCGTCGCCAACGTCGTGCACAACGGGGCCCTGCTGGTGATCATGGCCGAGGCCTGTCTGATCTACGCCACGGCCGGCTGGTACAAGATCCAGGGCTCCCGCTGGCAGGACGGCACCGCGGTCCACTATCCGCTCCACCTGGAGTACTTCTCCCCCTGGCCGGCCCTCGGCGACCTGCTGACCGCCAGCGGCACCCTGGTGATGCTGGTGACGTACGGGACGGTCGCCGTGCAGGTCGCCTTCCCGTTCACCCTGTTCAACCGGCGGGTCAAGAACGTGTTCCTGGTACTCATGATCACGGAGCACGCCGTGATCGCCGTGGTCCTGGGACTGCCCTTCTTCTCCCTGGCGATGATCGCGGCCGACGCCGTCTTCCTGCCGACGACGTTCCTGCGCCGTCTGGGCAACGGCTCCACCCGGGCGTACGAGTGGGTGCGGGCCCGCGGACGGTGGCCCCGCAACCGTACGGGCGGTCCGTCCGCCCCGGGGCCCCGGCCCGCCGACCCGGAACCGCGTGGGGGTGGCCGGCCGGCCACCCCCATGCCGGGGAAGGCGCTCGGCCCCCGCACGTAG
- a CDS encoding TrmH family RNA methyltransferase translates to MAAPDPASAPDPASAPVPGTPVPDRDAGPVTRWHRRSGTAVLLDGFHALKHAVRFGAKVEVAVTADRAAALALADELAPDVRDALAALLAEVPYETYASLVPRPHPTAVAALAVRPSRAGNLEKLAHTPRTAPVVVLDLPRNLGNAGAVIRLAAGFGATGVVTTGTLDPWHPTVVRGGAGLHFATAVERLPVDELPAGPVFALDPEGDDIRALKLPDDALLAFGSERSGLSAELRARADHLVALPMRPQVSSYNLATSVAMTLYHWSATGDAS, encoded by the coding sequence ATGGCCGCCCCCGATCCCGCCTCCGCCCCCGATCCCGCCTCCGCCCCCGTGCCCGGCACCCCCGTCCCCGACCGGGATGCCGGTCCCGTGACCCGCTGGCACCGGCGGAGCGGTACCGCCGTCCTGCTCGACGGCTTCCACGCCCTCAAGCACGCCGTGCGCTTCGGGGCGAAGGTCGAGGTGGCGGTCACCGCGGACCGGGCCGCCGCGCTCGCCCTCGCGGACGAGCTGGCCCCGGACGTCCGGGACGCGCTGGCGGCGCTGCTGGCCGAGGTGCCGTACGAGACGTACGCCTCGCTGGTCCCGCGCCCGCATCCCACCGCCGTCGCCGCCCTCGCCGTACGGCCCTCCCGCGCGGGCAACCTCGAGAAGCTGGCGCACACCCCGCGCACCGCCCCCGTGGTGGTCCTGGACCTCCCGCGCAACCTGGGCAACGCGGGGGCCGTGATCCGGCTGGCCGCCGGTTTCGGGGCGACCGGTGTCGTCACCACCGGCACCCTCGACCCCTGGCACCCCACGGTCGTGCGGGGCGGGGCCGGGCTGCACTTCGCGACCGCCGTGGAGCGGCTTCCCGTCGACGAACTGCCCGCCGGCCCGGTGTTCGCGCTCGACCCGGAGGGGGACGACATCCGCGCGCTGAAGCTGCCGGACGACGCGCTGCTCGCCTTCGGCTCGGAGCGCAGCGGGCTCTCGGCGGAGCTGCGCGCGCGGGCCGACCACCTGGTGGCGCTGCCGATGCGCCCCCAGGTCTCCAGCTACAACCTCGCGACCAGTGTGGCCATGACGCTGTACCACTGGAGCGCCACGGGGGACGCGTCCTAG
- a CDS encoding 3-hydroxyacyl-CoA dehydrogenase — translation MTALDLSSPVAVVGTGTMGQGIAQVALVAGHPVRLYDAVPGRAREAADGIVARLDRLVAKERLTAADRDAARARLRPVDDLAGLADCALVVEAVLERLDVKQGLFRALEDVVGDDCLLATNTSSLSVTAIGGALRAPGRFVGLHFFNPAPLLPLVEVVSGFATEVAHATRAYETARAWGKTPVACADTPGFIVNRVARPFYAEAFAVYESQGADPATIDAVLRESGGFRMGAFELTDLIGQDVNESVTHSVWQAFFQDVRFTPSLAQRRLVESGRLGRKSGRGWYDYSDHSDRADGAGRPEPHTAEPLAPPAYVVAEGDLGPASDLLALIREAGIEVRAEDEDNGTRLVLPGGGQLVLADGQTSVEFRDVVYFDLALDYREAGRIALSHSQDTSPRTVAEAIGLFQALGKKVSVIGDVPGMIVARTVARIIDLAVEAVAKGVTTEEDVDTAMRLGVNYPLGPFEWSRRLGRGWAGSLLDELHEIDPSGRYAPSLALYRYACAADKREGTP, via the coding sequence ATGACAGCACTCGACCTCAGCAGCCCCGTGGCCGTCGTCGGCACCGGCACCATGGGCCAGGGCATCGCCCAGGTCGCCCTGGTCGCGGGTCATCCCGTGCGGCTGTACGACGCCGTTCCCGGCCGGGCCCGGGAAGCGGCCGACGGGATCGTGGCCCGGCTCGACCGGCTGGTGGCCAAGGAGCGGCTCACCGCCGCCGATCGGGACGCGGCCCGTGCCCGTCTGCGGCCCGTCGACGACCTCGCGGGGCTCGCGGACTGTGCCCTGGTGGTCGAGGCCGTCCTGGAGCGTCTGGACGTCAAGCAGGGGCTGTTCCGCGCGCTGGAGGACGTCGTCGGCGACGACTGCCTGCTCGCCACCAACACCTCGTCCCTGTCGGTCACCGCCATCGGTGGCGCGCTGAGAGCCCCCGGGCGCTTCGTGGGCCTGCACTTCTTCAACCCGGCCCCGCTGCTGCCGCTCGTCGAGGTCGTCTCCGGCTTCGCCACCGAGGTCGCGCACGCCACGCGCGCGTACGAGACGGCCCGCGCCTGGGGCAAGACGCCGGTGGCCTGCGCCGACACCCCCGGCTTCATCGTCAACCGGGTCGCCCGGCCCTTCTACGCCGAGGCCTTCGCGGTGTACGAGTCCCAGGGGGCCGACCCGGCCACGATCGACGCGGTGCTGCGCGAGTCCGGAGGCTTCCGCATGGGCGCCTTCGAACTGACCGACCTCATCGGGCAGGACGTCAACGAGTCCGTCACCCACTCGGTGTGGCAGGCCTTCTTCCAGGACGTGCGCTTCACGCCCTCCCTGGCCCAGCGCCGGCTGGTCGAGTCCGGCCGTCTCGGCCGCAAGAGCGGCCGGGGATGGTACGACTATTCCGATCACTCCGACCGCGCGGACGGTGCCGGGCGTCCCGAGCCGCACACCGCGGAGCCGTTGGCGCCGCCCGCGTACGTGGTCGCCGAGGGGGATCTGGGCCCGGCCTCGGACCTGCTCGCACTGATCCGGGAGGCGGGCATCGAGGTCCGCGCGGAGGACGAGGACAACGGCACCCGGCTGGTGCTGCCCGGCGGTGGTCAGCTGGTGCTCGCGGACGGTCAGACGTCGGTGGAGTTCCGCGACGTCGTCTACTTCGATCTCGCCCTCGACTACCGCGAGGCCGGCCGGATCGCCCTGTCCCACTCCCAGGACACCTCCCCGCGGACCGTCGCCGAGGCCATCGGCCTGTTCCAGGCGCTCGGCAAGAAGGTCAGCGTCATCGGCGACGTCCCCGGCATGATCGTCGCCCGCACGGTGGCGCGGATCATCGACCTGGCGGTCGAGGCCGTCGCCAAGGGGGTGACCACCGAGGAGGACGTCGACACCGCGATGCGGTTGGGTGTGAACTACCCCCTCGGGCCCTTCGAGTGGAGCCGCCGCCTCGGCCGCGGCTGGGCCGGCTCCCTTCTGGACGAACTGCACGAGATCGATCCGTCCGGCCGCTACGCGCCGTCCCTCGCGCTCTACCGGTACGCGTGCGCCGCCGACAAGCGGGAGGGCACCCCATGA
- the paaN gene encoding phenylacetic acid degradation protein PaaN, producing MAAELTAQQLIDQHRPTLDRALEAIRTRAYWSPHPEHPKAYGEHGSLDLAAGRAAFDALLGARLDLGQPGTDDWVGGETSPYGVELGVSYPHADLDVLLPAMRAGMRAWRDAGAETRAVVCLEILRRISDRTTEFAHTVMHTSGQAFMMAFQAGGPHAQDRGMEAVAYAYAEQTRTPDTAQWTKPQGKRDPLTLTKRFTPVPRGIGLVIGCNTFPTWNGYPGLFASLATGNAVLVKPHPRAVLPLALTVQVARQVLTEAGFDPNLVALAAERPGEGIAKTLATRPEIRIIDYTGSTEFGDWLEANARQAQVHTEKAGVNTVIVESTGDYQGMLANLAFSLSLYSGQMCTTPQNLLIPRGGITTDQGPRSFDEVVADLAKAVDGLLGDDARANALLGAIVNPDVKARLEAAAGLGEVALASREIANPEFPDAVVRTPVIVTLDGSKPDAEAAYLSECFGPVSFAVAVDSASDAAELLRRTVREKGAMTVGAYTTSPEVEETVREVCLEEAAQLSLNLTGGVYVNQTAAFSDFHGSGGNPAANATLTDAAFVANRFRVIEVRREA from the coding sequence ATGGCCGCCGAACTCACCGCGCAGCAGTTGATCGACCAGCACCGGCCCACCCTGGACCGGGCGCTGGAAGCGATCCGTACCCGCGCTTACTGGTCCCCGCACCCCGAGCACCCCAAGGCCTACGGGGAGCACGGCAGCCTGGACCTGGCCGCGGGCAGGGCCGCCTTCGACGCCCTGCTCGGCGCCCGCCTCGACCTCGGCCAGCCCGGCACGGACGACTGGGTGGGCGGCGAGACCTCCCCGTACGGCGTCGAGCTGGGCGTGAGCTACCCGCACGCGGACCTCGACGTGCTGCTGCCCGCCATGCGGGCCGGGATGCGGGCCTGGCGGGACGCGGGCGCCGAGACCCGCGCGGTGGTCTGCCTCGAGATCCTCCGGCGGATCAGCGACCGGACGACGGAGTTCGCCCACACGGTCATGCACACCTCCGGCCAGGCGTTCATGATGGCGTTCCAGGCCGGCGGTCCGCACGCGCAGGACCGCGGCATGGAGGCGGTGGCGTACGCGTACGCCGAGCAGACGCGCACCCCCGACACCGCTCAGTGGACCAAGCCGCAGGGCAAGCGCGACCCGCTGACGCTGACCAAGCGGTTCACCCCGGTCCCGCGCGGCATCGGCCTGGTCATCGGCTGCAACACCTTCCCGACGTGGAACGGCTATCCCGGTCTGTTCGCCTCCCTCGCCACCGGCAACGCGGTCCTGGTCAAGCCGCACCCGCGCGCGGTGCTGCCGCTCGCTCTCACCGTGCAGGTCGCGCGCCAGGTGCTCACCGAGGCCGGTTTCGACCCGAACCTGGTGGCCCTGGCCGCCGAGAGGCCCGGCGAAGGCATCGCCAAGACGCTCGCCACACGCCCGGAGATCCGGATCATCGACTACACCGGCTCCACGGAGTTCGGCGACTGGCTGGAGGCCAACGCCCGCCAGGCGCAGGTCCACACCGAGAAGGCCGGCGTCAACACGGTGATCGTGGAGTCGACCGGCGACTACCAGGGCATGCTCGCCAACCTGGCGTTCTCCCTCTCGCTCTACAGCGGCCAGATGTGCACCACCCCGCAGAACCTGCTGATCCCGCGCGGCGGCATCACCACCGACCAGGGCCCCAGGTCCTTCGACGAGGTCGTCGCCGATCTGGCGAAGGCGGTCGACGGCCTGCTCGGCGACGACGCACGCGCGAACGCGCTGCTCGGCGCGATCGTCAACCCGGATGTCAAGGCCCGCCTGGAGGCCGCCGCCGGTCTCGGCGAGGTCGCCCTCGCCTCCCGGGAGATCGCCAACCCGGAGTTCCCGGACGCGGTGGTCCGCACGCCGGTGATCGTGACGCTGGACGGCTCGAAGCCGGACGCCGAGGCCGCCTACCTGAGCGAGTGCTTCGGACCGGTCTCCTTCGCCGTCGCGGTCGACTCCGCCTCGGACGCGGCGGAGCTGCTGCGGCGCACCGTCCGTGAGAAGGGCGCGATGACCGTCGGCGCGTACACGACCTCCCCCGAGGTCGAGGAGACCGTGCGGGAGGTGTGCCTGGAGGAGGCGGCCCAGCTCTCCCTCAACCTCACCGGCGGGGTGTACGTCAACCAGACCGCCGCGTTCTCCGACTTCCACGGCTCCGGCGGCAACCCGGCGGCCAACGCGACCCTCACCGACGCGGCGTTCGTGGCCAACCGCTTCCGGGTGATCGAGGTACGCCGGGAGGCGTGA